The window TTTCCTGATACTTTCCCCTATGGTAGCTCAGGCTGCTTTTCCAGCCTATACAGACCTAGGATTTTGGGTTCTAGGCAAATGCATGAACTTGAGGGTTTCTGCTGTGTAGCTCTTGTGGGGAAAGTGACATCTAAGTCTTGGTTGAATGCCACAGCTGGGTTTGAGGACTTAGCTTGCTTACACTCCCTTGCCTGTGCTGACCTCGGCATGCCATGGGCAGCAGCCCCCCTTTTCCTAGCAGGTGTCCTTGCCCCTGTGCACAGGGTCTTCTGCAAGAATGGTGGAGGGGATGGATTATCCTTCTTCCCATGtggcaggggacacagctgaCCCTGCACTCTGGTGACCAAGCATGTCACCCACTCAGGGAGAGCGTAGATTGTAGGCGATGTCTAATTGGGAATGCAGCTTGGGGTCTACATACCACAGGGACAGTATTGAGGAGCATTTGCTACAGGAGCACCATGCATCTCGGTAGTACTGCTGGGTGGGAAAAGGGGTGTTTCTTGTCTCGTGATGGCTCTAGACACTCTGTCAGCCCCCTTCCCTGTGCCCAGGCTCCCAGTGGTCCATGTGCACAAGAAGAGTGGCAAGGCAGCTGTTTGCCGGTGCCTGCTGCCCCCGGGGAGGACAGACTCCTGGGAGCTGGGCATGGTTGCTAATCAGTGCATTTGTAGCACAGATGAGTTTGGTGGAGAGGTGGTGCGCTTCCTAAATGTGGCCAAGACCCAAACCCCCCAGACAAAATGGGCAAGCGGTGCTGGTAGAAGCCCTCTTGCTCCGTGGTCTGGTGACATCTCCCTGTTTCAGTGCATCCCGTGAAGCTGGGGAATATCCCAAGAGTAAAAGCCAACCTGGTTCTCCAGAGATGCTGTAATATGAGATTGCTTGGCCAACAGCACTTCTGACCCTGTGTACTCATGCATGCAGAGATGTGCCCCACCAGCCGCGCGGGTTAGCCCAGGACAGGCTCAATTCTGCTTCGGCTTCTTGGCAcacagtagcagcagcagcagcgcgaGGCCatagcagaggggaaggatgctgctgcaggaagtccagagcaggcagagcatGGAGAAGCTCTCAGTCTCCACAGCCACCAGGATGTAGGCAACGATGAGCTGCGTGAAGACCCAGGTTGTGCCACAGTAGAGGAGCTTCACACCCTGGGTGGTGGCCCGGGCGCTGAGGAAGGGATGGATGCGGTAGTCAGCCTCCACCATGACAGCCCAGCACAGGAAACCAAAGACCTGCCCGGGGCGGAGACCATGCCACCAGGCAGAGAAGGCAAAGGTGGCCAGGAGCGGCTGGATGGGGCAGCGCTGGAAGATGAGTCTCCTCAGCCAGCGGGATGTGCTCTTGTTCCAGGTTCGGGTGAAGACGGCCAGGCGGTGGGTTGTCTCCAGTGTCCACAGGTCAGGGAAGGAAAGGTCTCCCTGGCCCGCCTCTGGCCCGAAGCCTGCCACCTCGAGCAGGGCCTCGTCCACCACCCAGTGCAGATAGTAGGCCAGCCGGAGGGGCAGGGCCTGTGCCCAGACATGGggcaggcagccccagctggcacagccctgcctgccccccagccccctggcCAGCCCCACACGCAGCCCCTGCAGCGCCAGCACACCCAGGCACCACTGCCCGGCTGCCctcagtgggatggggacagcaccACAGGACTCAGCCTGGGCCCGAAACCTGCTGAAGGAGCATAGAGGCCCccccaggagggctgggaagaAGAGCAGGTAGCTGCAGAGGGGCAGCACCTGCTGCAGAAGCCCCTGTCCCCGCTGGAGTGACACAAGCCCTTCGTGGATGTCCAGGGCCAGAGATGTTGCCTTCTGGGTCAGCAGCATGATGGCAGAGAGGGCAACGGCTGGCCTGAAAGGAGACAGCACCCAAGAGCTGCCGAGAGTCCCTGGAAGGGAACATTAAGGCACGGGGCAAGGCCCCATATGGGGGTTGTGATGTCCCACATCCCCAGCATGctgccatgcccacagcatcgCCCACACACAGGGGTGCAGCCAGAGCCAGAGGGGAGAGCAATGGCTGTGGACCAGTGAGCCAGTTTGGCCTAGGGGGACCTCCTCCCTCTCAAAATGACCGGGAGGACCCCCAGCCCGCCaaggggaggaatgggaaggaGGTAGAGCTGGGGTGTTACCTGGCATCCTGCGTGTTCAGCTCCTGGCTGCTCAGAGCCAAGTGGCAGAATGTCTGCCAGGACATCTGTAAGGTGAAGACCCAGGTGTGGGCACGAGCTGGGCTGACGAAGAGCAGGACGAGCACAGAACCAGCAGCAGGGATGAGGAGCAATACAGCGTAACTGCCCATAGCTGTGCCAGCAAGGAGACATCCTCCAGCGAGCAGGAATATGTACCTAGAAGAGACCAGATGCCGTTTGGCTGCCTTTTGGAGAAAATGGGGCTTGAAATTCCTGCCAGGGTGTTGTAGTCTGAGTCCTGCAGCCTTCGCAGTCGCCCCATAGTCTGTCTCTTGGCCTCTCATGGGGCTGAGGGATCACCAGGGCCATTGTGGCTGCAAGCAGGAATGGGGGCCAAAACTGGAGCAGACATAGTTTGCCCTGCTTGGCCCCCATCCTAGTCACACCAGAGACAGTCCCCAttctctgccctgctcccctTGCCCATGTGCTCATCCTGGTACACCCCTAAACCCACCTCTTGCAACACTGGAGTGTCTGGCCTGGCTGTTTTGTCCTTAACGACCTGTATCTGGCCCCACTGCAGAGAGGGGGGAACTGGGGACAGCTCACATCCAAGCCATACAAACATTCTTACCTGAGTCAGTGGGGACTTACTACCATGCATCCCACTGCACTTCTGGTCAGGAGAGCCCCCAAAAAGTACTCGCAGGCATGACTACTTTCAGCACAGCAGAGGGGGGTGACAACCACGTACCGGGCAGTCAGAGAGAGATGCCCCGAAGCACAGAGGTAGTGGAAGACAGCAGCAAAGGGGAAAGCTGCCAGCCGGTACggggctgcagggagaaggACGAGCAGGTCTGCCCAGTGCATCGAGCACCTTGCTTCTTCAGCTGCCTGTGATGCCTGGAGAAAGCACTGAGCCAAGGGCTGCTCTGGCTCCTCTTTATATATGGCAGAACctcaaaatacagagaagagCCAAGGAAACGGAGGTATCTGCAGGAAGAGGAGCATGTTTTTTGTATTCGTCAGTGCTGACTCCTTCAAGCACCTCTGTCCCAAGGTTTGTGTGTAGATGGAAAAAGTTCGGGTTGGTTATTTGCTCTGCCAGACGCCTGGGCCATTACCCCGTAACTCGACAGTGAGAGTGAGCTGCCGAGATAAGAGCCTCTTTGAGCTGCCCTGTGTGCTGTGCTGGGACGCACCTCAGAGTAAATCCCCAGGTACTCCCAGGGGCTTGgtcctttctcttcatttcctctcatctcaGTCCTACACAGAAAGCTGTGGCTTCTTCCCGGCTCACTTGTTACAGGGTAGTGGTGGGGACATCACAACATTTATACCCCTGCCCACAGAAAGGAGAGGACGGGTTCTGCCACTTCTCAGTGCCGAAGGAGGGCGAGACCCTCAGCCTCACCACTCAGACCAAGCTACAGGGCCTTTTCATTTACCAGAGGTAAAATAATCTCTCTATCCTCTCCACATAACTTGtcttcaaggaaataaaaaaatgataatAAGGACTCACAAAGATAGTTGTGTTTGTAGAAATTAGTCATTGCAGTTAAACTGTGAATTTATTCAAAAGTGTGCCATgtgtgaaagcagaaaatgctcTTTTGGGCCAGACTTGAAAGGTGATTTTCTAGGGTGACATGGAACCAGTTGCTATTGCTCTCACAGTAACACCAGCAGCATTTCATGCTAAACagacaaaaaagcccaaaaaatCGGTCTACAGGATTTGACTCTTCTTTGTGAGATACAGCTAAGAAAACCAGACAAATTCAAATGGCAAggtcatggatttttttttttaactcagttGATTTGTTTTAGGCATATGAACAGTGTGAATACAAAGAGGAATACCCAGGAATTtccttttagaagaaaaaaaatgacatattgGAGGGGTAGAAGTAaggttttccccttcctttgattaatgcttcaaaatatttaggTTAGTCTGGTTTTCAATAAAAAGAGCAAAGTTGGTGCCTAAAGTTCCAGAAAGAACTGTGCTTATTAAGATataaaattttgattttaaaaaatatatcaagtCTGACTTTTACAAATGTTTCTACTCTTCACTGAGCTTTCCAAGGTATTGTGATGCTGGAAAGTTCACCACATTGTTTGGATGAGTTATTTGGTTATAAGAAGGCAAGGGACCAAAAccccactgaaaaaaatattagagcaaatgctgcagagaaaccagctgtgttttgctgtatttgtgcagggtatattttaaaagcaagtgatAGCACTGGAGAGAAGCTTTTTCCATGTCAATTTTGCCATGCGTGGCATGAGTTCACAGGACTCATTCTGCCAGATCCATGGAGCCCAGTATTGACTTTGCtgagtaaatatttttgaaggcCTTTGCTGTGCCAActcaagcagttccctgctATGGTTCTGCAGAAGTGCCATTGCTTTTCAAGAAGCAGAAACCATTTCCACAGTAGCACTAGAAACATTAACACACTGTTCATGCCTCTCATTCTATACCATCAGATGCTGAGTGGTGGATGTGTATTGATCTTAGAGCGAGCATGGGAGCCATAGTGGAGCATGTGAGAGAGCGCTTTATTTGCTTCATATCCATGGACTAGGCAAGCAACAGCCCAGTTCCTGGCTAAGGAATTAGTAGTTTGGTAATACAGCAGGTGCGAAGAGCAGGCTGACCCTTGTCAGACCAAACGCTGGGCGTGAAATTTGAGCAGGTATGACTCAGATACCAGCTTTGGGCTAATATCCAGAAAGTCTATATTTGCCTTCTTGGTGGAATACGGTGCTGTTTTGGGAACAGTTTTGGTTGCCTATTGTAATGTAGCCTACACTGATCTGCTGCAGGACACACTGCAAAGTGAAAGACATACATTggtagcaaagaaaaaaaaaagttattttaaagaaaaagaccGATAtgatttgctttttctccagaGAAAAGCAAGTAAGTGGGAAGGGAGACCATTAAATAGGGTTCATTAAATAGGGCCTGGACTGAGTTCCTGTCTCAGACTTTCTCTGTGACCTTAGGATGGCCGCTGTTAGAGAATAGCTAGGCCTTAGCTTAACTCCCATCCACAAAACAGAGATGATATAGTTTCTGTCTCCCTGTGGTGTTGTAAGACAGAATCAACCAGGCAAAGGGGAGTTGCCAGGAGCAACCCAGACCTTCCAGCACACTTCGTAGCTCCAGTGTGCAGGATATCCCAGAACTGGCATTGCTGGTCTGGGACTGCTGCTCAGAGCTCTCTCTCCAGGATGGGTGCTACCTCTCCCATCCTCTTCAGAGCCTGTACTGCAAGGTTCATAGGGTAAATCACAGTGGtagtatttttctctctcagtgtCAGGACAATATGAGCTGCCAGCGATTAGGTGAAGAGGCTGGAGTCCTCCTCCAAGCCTTGATGAACCAAGGTAGAAAGAAACAGTGCAGAGATCAAATCCATGTCCTTGTAGAGACCCCAGGCAGAGACCCTCCTGAGAGGATCAGCCCACCCAGCTCCTCCCATGGCCAGGAGGGAACAGGGTGGAGAAGTGAATCTGTTGGAAGTTATAATAACAGACCAGGAATGCCCCAAATGCCCTTGAAATACCCCAGTTCCCCTCCAGTGCACAGAGCATAGAGCTCTTCTCATGGGGCAGGGCGTAGAGCTGGAGCTCACCAGTCCATGGAGGGTCCTCCAAGTGCCTTTCTGCCGAATTCCAGAAAAGGAGCACCTGAGTTATTCAAGGCACATGAGGAGGAGACATCTTGGACAGGGAGCAACTGAAAACGATCAGGAAGACCACTTGCTGcacttctttccttcctcagctACAATTTCAGAGGGCATTGGGGCTGTGtttttgcagcagcacagcacctgGATGTTAGCACTTCCATCGGAGAGTCCTCAGGGCTCCTCAGGCAATAGGACCAGAGCAAAGGGGACCACCAACCTGCTGGGCTGCATTAGACAGAGAGTTgtcagcaggttgagggaggtgatcctgcTCCTCCGCTCAGCACCAGTGAGACGCACCTGGAATGCTGGATCCAGTGATGGACTCaccagtacaagagagacatggacgcactggagagagtccagcaaagggctgctGCTAAAgggcctggagcatctctgatgagaggaaaggctgagacagctgggactgttcagcctggagaagagaaggctcaggcaGGGGGAACTTATCAGTGTACTGGTAAGTACTGATGGGGACGAATGACGACAAAGGAAGCCATGCACTTCTTAGTGGTGCCCagcgacaggacaagaggtgatgaACAGAAGCTGAAACACATGAAATCCCATCCAAACCTGTGTGGCCCCTGGCAGTGCTTGGCTCCATGAGGGTGCCAAGGGGGCCCAAGAGCAGCCTCAGCCGCAGAGAGGCCCCAGATGAGGTCAGAGACAGATGAGAGAGAGGACTGTGGGTGACGGAGGGTTTGTGGGGCAGGCATAGGGGAAGTTGGGGGTGCCCAGGGGGTTATGAGGCACATGGGAGACCCTGCAGGAGCTATGGGCATGCAGGAAAGCAACGTGACACCCAAAGGGTCAGGATAGCTGGGGAGAGAGTTGGGTGCACATCTAGGGTATCAGAGGGACCCTAAGGTGGTTATAGGGCATCCAGGGGAGTTATGGTGCACCCAGGTAATGGGGGGTCAGGGAACACGGGAGGAGTCTATTGGGTGCAGGAGAGGTCAGAGGCACCCTGGGGGCTATGGGACATCCAGGAGGTTGGGAAAAGCCAGGGATTTATGAGGCACAAGGGGGTCAGGTCCACCTTGGATCCCAAGGGGGCTCAGAGGCACCCAGAGAATGGTAGGATTTCAGGGTCCCCCCAGAAGCTGATGCCAGAACCAATGCCTGTGGCACCTCCTTTATTGCAGCCCCCTCTGACAGAGCCCCCAGTGGGAGGGGAAAACCACGCTCCCCCCTACAGCCCCCCAAGTCAAGCCTCACGGCGGGGGAGCGTGGGTGCCGGCAAGGTGCACCGGCAGCCCGTCAAGGCAGGCGACACGCACGtggtgctggagctgccgggCCCGGTAGGTGCAAGGTGGCCGGTTGTTCCCCCCGCGCAGGCGGCAAGCCGTGAGGCTCATGGATGTTGGGGTGCTGTGGAACCCCGTTTCGTCGGGCATCTGGCTGCAggcagccaccagctcctcGGCCGGTGCATGCACAAAGGTGTTGGAGGGCTTGCAGGGCCGCCCCGGGGCCGTCACCCTCCGGCGTGCCAGCATGGTCTCACAGTAGCGGTGCGCTGCGAGCGCCGATGTCTGGGGGTGGTCCACGTGCTGCCGCAGGAACTTCTCATAGCGGCTCTCACCCTCCGCCcctgccagcactgccagcaccacGGCCATGCGTAGGGCCCAGTCCGCCATGGGTACCTGTGGAAAGTGGGGTCAGGGCCATCTGGACTTCTGGGCCCATGACTGGAAAACCCACCCTGGACACTCGATTCTTCTACAAATTCCCCCTCCCAGACACCTGGGACATCTGAGGGTCCCACCTGGATGCTTGGGCCCATTATAGTTCTGCACTCCCCAGAAGCCTGGCTCCCCTATGGAACGCCTCCCTGTCCCCTGAGTCCTCTATAGATCGACCCCCTGCCCCAACACCTGGATCCCCTATATATCCTCCCCCCAACACTGCATGCTTGGGCTCCTCAGTTTCCTCCCACAGACACCCTGGTTCCTTACATGTCCCTCACCCGCACCTGTGTGAACGCTTCAGTTTCCCTTACGGCCTCAGGGTCTCCAGGATCCCTCCCACTCCTCTGCACCC of the Caloenas nicobarica isolate bCalNic1 chromosome 4, bCalNic1.hap1, whole genome shotgun sequence genome contains:
- the LOC135988483 gene encoding ribonuclease CL2-like, which codes for MADWALRMAVVLAVLAGAEGESRYEKFLRQHVDHPQTSALAAHRYCETMLARRRVTAPGRPCKPSNTFVHAPAEELVAACSQMPDETGFHSTPTSMSLTACRLRGGNNRPPCTYRARQLQHHVRVACLDGLPVHLAGTHAPPP
- the MBOAT4 gene encoding ghrelin O-acyltransferase, with the protein product MHWADLLVLLPAAPYRLAAFPFAAVFHYLCASGHLSLTARYIFLLAGGCLLAGTAMGSYAVLLLIPAAGSVLVLLFVSPARAHTWVFTLQMSWQTFCHLALSSQELNTQDARPAVALSAIMLLTQKATSLALDIHEGLVSLQRGQGLLQQVLPLCSYLLFFPALLGGPLCSFSRFRAQAESCGAVPIPLRAAGQWCLGVLALQGLRVGLARGLGGRQGCASWGCLPHVWAQALPLRLAYYLHWVVDEALLEVAGFGPEAGQGDLSFPDLWTLETTHRLAVFTRTWNKSTSRWLRRLIFQRCPIQPLLATFAFSAWWHGLRPGQVFGFLCWAVMVEADYRIHPFLSARATTQGVKLLYCGTTWVFTQLIVAYILVAVETESFSMLCLLWTSCSSILPLCYGLALLLLLLCAKKPKQN